One stretch of Akkermansia sp. RCC_12PD DNA includes these proteins:
- a CDS encoding low molecular weight protein-tyrosine-phosphatase has product MNTPKPYSILFVCLGNICRSPAAEIIFKAMVKEQGLEGQIESDSAGMIGYHRGYPPDARMLEALKKYGYSNPGLKSRPVRKNDLEEFDLIVGMDRENLRDLKKMDKNGLAERKIVPMCFFATHFLDEEVPDPYYGDREGFEHVVKLLEDACSGLLGHLKKQMNP; this is encoded by the coding sequence ATGAATACCCCAAAACCGTACAGCATCCTTTTCGTCTGCCTGGGTAACATCTGCCGCTCTCCTGCCGCTGAAATCATTTTCAAGGCCATGGTGAAGGAACAAGGTTTGGAAGGGCAAATTGAAAGCGACTCCGCCGGCATGATCGGCTACCATCGGGGATATCCTCCCGATGCCCGGATGCTGGAAGCCTTGAAAAAATACGGCTACAGTAATCCAGGACTCAAATCACGCCCTGTCCGGAAGAATGACTTGGAAGAGTTTGATCTGATTGTGGGTATGGACCGGGAAAACCTGCGCGATTTGAAGAAGATGGACAAGAATGGGCTCGCAGAACGAAAAATCGTACCCATGTGCTTTTTCGCAACCCATTTTCTGGATGAAGAGGTACCGGATCCCTATTATGGCGACCGGGAAGGATTTGAACACGTCGTGAAACTTCTGGAAGATGCCTGCTCCGGTTTACTGGGACATTTGAAAAAACAGATGAATCCCTGA
- the guaB gene encoding IMP dehydrogenase, translating into MADFPLGLSFDDVLLLPRLSAILPGDADISSQLVPGFNMKIPVLSAAMDTVSESELAIALAREGGLAVIHRNNPIDIQAAMVSRVKRFENAVIPNPVTVSKDMTLEEVHHVMMDQGYSGFPVVDANRKLEGIVTGRDMRGVDDYEHVLVKDVMTPLSRLITAAPSTTIEEARHILYTHRIEKLPLVDENGVLAGLITETDIQKRAMFADASKDDHGHLRCGAAVGVGPDYLDRAKALVAAGADALFIDAATGHTTRVMDVVSNLRKLTDRPIVAGNVVTAEGASDLIKAGVQAIKVGVGPGSICTTRVISGVGMPQFTAIKEVASVARPAGVTVIADGGIRYSGDIVKALAAGADLVMLGGLLAGTEESPGKVVHYQGRHFKQYRGMGSLGAMRRGSGDRYGQNSSGKLVAEGVEARVPYKGMLADVVFQLMGGLRSGMGYLGARNLQELREKARFVQITSGGLKESHPHDITITEEPINYSC; encoded by the coding sequence ATGGCAGATTTCCCTCTTGGATTAAGTTTTGACGACGTGCTCCTGCTGCCCCGCCTGAGCGCGATTCTTCCCGGTGATGCGGACATCAGTTCCCAGCTCGTTCCCGGATTCAACATGAAAATCCCCGTGCTTTCCGCGGCCATGGACACCGTTTCCGAATCGGAACTGGCCATTGCCCTGGCACGTGAAGGCGGCCTCGCCGTCATCCACCGCAACAATCCCATCGACATTCAGGCGGCCATGGTCTCCCGCGTGAAGCGGTTTGAAAACGCCGTCATCCCGAACCCCGTCACGGTGAGCAAAGACATGACGCTTGAAGAAGTCCATCACGTCATGATGGACCAGGGTTACTCCGGCTTCCCCGTGGTGGATGCCAACCGAAAGCTGGAAGGCATCGTCACCGGCCGCGATATGCGCGGAGTGGACGATTACGAACACGTGCTGGTGAAAGATGTGATGACCCCTCTTTCCCGCCTGATTACCGCCGCCCCCAGCACCACTATTGAAGAAGCTCGCCACATCCTTTACACGCACCGCATTGAAAAGCTTCCCCTCGTGGATGAAAACGGCGTTCTTGCCGGCCTGATCACGGAAACGGACATCCAGAAGCGCGCCATGTTTGCGGACGCCTCCAAGGACGACCACGGCCATCTGCGCTGCGGCGCTGCCGTAGGCGTAGGCCCCGACTACCTGGACCGGGCCAAGGCCCTGGTCGCCGCAGGGGCTGACGCCCTGTTCATCGACGCCGCCACAGGCCATACCACACGCGTGATGGATGTGGTTTCCAATCTCCGCAAGCTGACGGACCGCCCCATCGTGGCCGGCAACGTAGTCACTGCGGAAGGCGCTTCCGACCTGATCAAGGCGGGCGTCCAGGCCATCAAGGTGGGCGTGGGTCCCGGCTCCATCTGCACCACCCGCGTCATTTCCGGTGTGGGGATGCCCCAGTTCACCGCCATTAAGGAAGTAGCTTCCGTGGCCCGCCCCGCAGGCGTAACCGTCATTGCGGACGGCGGCATCCGCTATTCCGGAGACATCGTGAAGGCCCTGGCGGCCGGCGCCGACCTGGTGATGCTGGGCGGCCTGCTGGCAGGCACGGAGGAAAGCCCCGGCAAGGTAGTCCATTACCAGGGCCGCCACTTCAAGCAATACCGCGGCATGGGGTCCCTCGGAGCCATGCGCCGCGGCTCCGGCGACCGGTACGGGCAGAACAGCTCCGGCAAGCTCGTTGCGGAAGGTGTGGAAGCCCGCGTCCCGTACAAGGGCATGCTGGCGGACGTCGTCTTCCAGCTCATGGGCGGCCTGCGTTCCGGCATGGGCTACCTGGGCGCCCGCAACCTGCAGGAGCTCCGGGAAAAGGCCCGGTTCGTCCAAATCACTTCCGGCGGCCTGAAGGAAAGCCATCCCCACGACATCACCATCACGGAAGAACCCATCAACTATTCCTGCTAA
- the guaA gene encoding glutamine-hydrolyzing GMP synthase — protein MDDKHLVAVIDFGSQYTQLIVRRVRELGYMAKLYALEDLDQIHEPGAVILSGGPKSTTDADAPDIDFNWLQGLNVPVLGVCYGMQLLNIKHGGSVKASNKREYGPAALIPESLTGLYQDMSPSSQVWMSHSDTVDHLAEGCRIIARNAEGIPVSLQWGETTFGIQFHPEVTHSHEGRTILRNFLSCAANLKKFDIGDFKRELIREIRERVGDKQVVCGVSGGVDSTVLAVLLHEAGVNMRAIFVDNGLLRKNEADEVRANFARMGVKIETVDASERFLTALAGEGDPEKKRRIIGGLFIDVFWDAVGNAEMLAQGTLYPDVIESASNAKSKASVIKTHHNRVERVLELQAQGKVLEPLAELFKDEVRELGASMGIPHDILWRHPFPGPGLAVRCPGVVTRDRLDIIRECDAIFIGNLKKYGWYEKVWQAYAGLIPVKTVGVKGDERSYEWATNLRAIVSEDAMTADWVELPAALLRETSNRILNEVKGINRVLYDISTKPPASIEWE, from the coding sequence ATGGACGACAAACATCTCGTAGCCGTCATCGACTTCGGCTCTCAATACACCCAGCTCATCGTGCGCCGCGTGCGCGAACTGGGCTACATGGCCAAACTGTACGCTCTGGAAGACCTGGACCAGATCCACGAACCCGGAGCCGTCATCCTTTCCGGCGGCCCCAAAAGCACGACGGACGCAGACGCGCCGGATATCGACTTCAACTGGCTCCAGGGCCTGAACGTTCCCGTTCTGGGCGTATGCTACGGCATGCAGCTTCTCAACATCAAGCATGGCGGGAGCGTCAAGGCCAGCAACAAGCGGGAATACGGCCCCGCCGCCCTCATTCCGGAATCCCTCACAGGGCTGTATCAAGACATGTCCCCTTCCTCCCAGGTATGGATGAGCCATTCGGACACGGTGGACCATCTGGCGGAAGGCTGCCGGATCATCGCCCGCAATGCGGAAGGAATTCCCGTCTCCCTGCAATGGGGGGAAACCACCTTCGGCATCCAGTTCCACCCGGAAGTGACCCACTCCCATGAAGGGCGGACCATTCTGCGCAATTTCCTCTCCTGCGCCGCCAATCTGAAAAAATTCGACATCGGCGACTTCAAGAGGGAACTCATCCGTGAAATCCGCGAACGCGTGGGCGACAAGCAGGTCGTCTGCGGCGTTTCCGGCGGCGTGGACAGCACCGTGCTGGCCGTTCTGCTGCATGAAGCCGGGGTAAACATGCGCGCCATCTTCGTGGACAATGGCCTTCTGCGGAAAAACGAGGCGGATGAAGTCCGCGCCAACTTCGCACGCATGGGTGTCAAGATTGAAACGGTGGACGCCTCCGAACGCTTCCTGACGGCCCTGGCCGGAGAGGGAGATCCGGAAAAGAAGCGCCGCATCATCGGCGGCCTGTTCATTGACGTATTCTGGGATGCCGTGGGCAATGCGGAAATGCTTGCCCAGGGGACCCTGTATCCGGACGTGATTGAAAGCGCCTCCAACGCCAAATCCAAGGCTTCCGTCATCAAAACGCACCACAACCGCGTGGAACGCGTTCTGGAGCTTCAGGCGCAGGGGAAGGTACTGGAACCCCTGGCGGAACTGTTCAAGGACGAGGTACGCGAACTGGGAGCCTCCATGGGCATCCCCCACGACATTCTGTGGCGCCACCCCTTCCCCGGTCCCGGCCTGGCCGTGCGCTGCCCCGGCGTGGTCACCAGGGACCGGCTGGACATCATCCGGGAATGCGACGCCATCTTCATCGGCAACCTGAAAAAATACGGCTGGTATGAAAAAGTCTGGCAGGCCTATGCCGGCCTCATTCCCGTCAAGACGGTGGGCGTCAAGGGGGATGAACGTTCCTACGAATGGGCCACCAATCTGCGCGCCATTGTGTCGGAAGACGCCATGACGGCGGACTGGGTGGAACTGCCTGCCGCCCTGCTGCGTGAAACCAGCAACCGCATCCTCAATGAAGTAAAGGGCATCAACCGCGTCCTTTATGATATTTCTACGAAGCCTCCGGCCTCCATCGAGTGGGA